From the genome of Prunus persica cultivar Lovell chromosome G8, Prunus_persica_NCBIv2, whole genome shotgun sequence:
GTCTTAGGGAGATTGACATCTACCTCTGAAGGACCCTTCTCTCTGCTCTCACCATGCAAATCAGAATCCTGCTCTACCGGATCACGCATTCCAGCTGATGCCGGAAGTGGAACCAGTTTAGATATCTCAACTTGCATATCAGAAGAAATGGAATCAAAGGAAAGGACCTTCTCAGATTCTGGAGGGCTTGAATCATAGATTGGCTCCTTATGTTGATTGTCATCCATCATCACACTCGTAAATTGGCTTTCTGACTCTTCAAGTGGAGGTTGTGGTGAAATCCCGAACTCCGCAGCATGATCACCTCTTGGCTCCAAACTTGTTGTTCCACCTTTCCTAACATCTgaaaatctttcatcaatttcTGACACTGATGACAAGCTTGACCTACTGCTGTTGTCCCCTTTAAATGGTCGTGGTTTCGACCGAATGTCATTCGTTATTTCCACAGGATTAGACCCTCCCGTACCAGACAAGCTCGGTTCCAGATTTTCCACTTTGCCCAATTTTATTTCTAGCTCATCACGTTGAGCTTCCCTTTTTCCAGCGCGTTCCATTTCTAGAGAATCTACATCTTCAGAGGATTGACTTCCATGGCCAACCAGATCATAAGCATGGTAAATGTTGGAGATCACTTCTGCTTCTTTAGCAAAGTCTTGCTCGCTGAACTTCCTGTCATCCATATCTGCTGCAGAACTCACTGATTCAGTATCAGCAGTAGAACTCAACTTTGAATCACTAACATCACTTGATTGTCTTTGTAAAGAGGAATAGCTTGTTCCTTCTGAACCCAACTGTTCCGGTACAAAAACAGGTCTCCACTTAAAATCTTGCCTCTCTTTCTTGGCATCCCCGAAGCTTGATGGTCCCAAACTGAAGCTTTCATGCCTGCTGAAGAACGTGTCCTTGGGGTGAAATGTCATAAAACCTTGTTCAAAATGGTCTCCCTTGAGATCAGgtttttcttcatttggcTCATAAGGAAGATGAAAAGGGTTTCTTCTTGGCAACAAAATTGATGGAGCAGAACCCGGAATGGGTGGTAACCCCATACTCTCATAGGAACTATCATATGAAGGATCAAATGGGTTGTGCCTTGTTGTTGAAAGTGGTGTAACATTAAAAGGATTATCAGAACTATCTAAATCAATTAGATTCTTCTCAGCTGTTAAACAGAAGCTTTTTGttgctcttcttcttgcaATAAGAGTCTCCAACCATTGGTTCCTCTCAAGCTCCAAATTCCTCAAATCCATGACATTCTTTTGGTCATCCTCTGTCCacttgattgcagatttgctTTCATCATCCTTGCCACCCTGTGCTTCTTCCTCATCACCTCCATATTCTTCTACTTCTCCACGCTGGTTGAGAACATCTTCATATGTCTCATTACTGCCATCATTACTCATGTTAGACGCAGCATCAGACTCATCATGGGACAAATGAGCAGCATCAGACTCGTCATGGGACAAAAGGGCAGGATGTGGAGCTTCTAAGTCTAAAAGCGGGTGTAGCTCATCAAGAATGGGAAGGATGTCAGCCATTGATGCATCTGGTGATGAACTCTCCGCGCTATCTGACCTGGTATCTGAACCCTCATCATCGTCAGCATCATCATCACAACTGCCATTTAGAGACGGCTCCAAGTGATCACCCTTGCGAAACCGCTCTCGGTTCTCATGTCGTACCTTGTGAACCAAAGAATGCTGCTTCTCAAAAGCCTCCACACCCCTTGTCATGCCTTGACGCCTCACTTTCTCTTTATGAATGTTTCTCCGGCTTTCCAACTCCTTACTGTCTATTTCTCTTTCCATATCCTCAACCGCTCTCCTCTCACTCTGATTGTGCTGCAAACTCTCATCAATAAGTGGCACATAAGCAACTGAACCACCATCATAATCCTCAGCCTCACTGCTGTCTGCAATCTCCCTTGTCTTTCCTGAGAATCTCTCAAAAGAAAAGCCCCCATCTctctcaacaacaacaacgcCATCCCTCGAAACCCCGGTTCTAAGAGAAGCAATATCATGGCTACTCTTCTGTTCCTTTTCAATTTCTGGTAAATTGTTGGGTTGGCCAAAAATCAGAAGGGTCCCAAGAAGAACAGCAGAGCAGACAAAAACAGGGGATGCAGTcaccaaaagagaaaacacaTAAGGAAATACTCTGTGCAGACATATCAAGAAAAGCAGCATGACCACAAGAAATGGATGATTACAAACTGATCTGTAACTTGTTCTGATTGGTATGGTCACACATTTCCTGATTTTAACTCCCATTTCTACCACCAACTCCATGTTTCTCTGTCTTTTTTACTTCCTCTGGATAATAGATAAGGATGTTAATTTCTAGTCCCAATCTGTATGTATAGAAAACTAATCAGACAACATAGTCGTATGGGTAGccaacaaatcaaaaccaaaaacaaacaaaattgttaaaaaattaGCAAAAACACATTCAGaacaaaaacccaccaaaaatGTTGATTCAAACGAAAATCCCAGGCAAATCAGACGAAGAACAATCCAATACctaaaaagccaaaatattGAGACTTTTTGCAAAagggaaaatggaaaaaatgagAAATACCTCGGCAAAGAAAAGACTCACCAGAAGAAAATGACAATGTAAATCCTCTGCTTTGAACCCTCTGCCtctcctctttttccttcctGCCCTTTTGGGGTCTCATGCAAACCATCTCGGAAACCTGAAAGtaatgttaattttttttgtttgagaaaatCAGAGAAACCAAAATAGCATATGGTGGGAGCCATGCATATACATTCTCTGTTTAACCACatattttgaataaaaaatgtTGATGGGTAATGTGAGTGGAGGGGATGATCATTGCAACCTCCTCGAACAATGGcattgaatattcattttcttttggtcgCAAATGCAAAAGTCCCACCTCTGCTCACGTAAAAAGTGCATGCCTGATATTGGTCTTATGGGCTTTGACCGATCATGGCTAAAATATTCGGGCCTAATCCAATCCAAggatagagttttttttttttttttttttcaatataaataatattgacAAAAGGGGGAATTGAACTTAGATTCTTGAGTCTGCTAAATGCTCTTTGTTAATTGAGTTACAAGCTCTTTGCTTTAAGGATAGAGTTAAGTGTAGCAATAAATAACTCATGAATTATTACCCGACTTTCAGTTTAGTCTCTAAgttcattttttgaattttccagTCTATGAACTTTTTTCAGTGCCACGCTTTCATCCCTGTGGTCATTTCTGTTATGTGACTAACTTTTGAGGGCAAAAAATGTTCTGACATGTTACTGTTACTCCCCTAACAATCCTACCAACCTCAACTTACGGAGTGCGTGGGATCGTTAGGGAAGTAATAACCTGGTACAATCTTTTTGTCACTCACAGTTGGTCGCGTGTGCAGCACATGATcaaaatatggagaaaattaAACGGAAATGGTGACAATGATGAAAGTCCAAAGACTATAGAATTCAATAAACAAGCCTAAGTTTATATTGACATTGGTATCAAATGAATAAGTATACAATTATCATCATTAAAATGTTAGCTTTCTTCACCACCTTCAAAAAGATCGTACCAGGTTACATATAATACATTCATTTCTCATCAGTTCCCCTCAACGCCAATAAAGCAGCTCCATAAGCAGCCTCTGTTTGAGTTGCACGACTCACAGGTAAGCCAAGTACCCTCTCTCTTATCTTTGTCCATTTCTCATTTTTCGCGCCACCCCCAGCTGTGAACACTTCATCAACTTGAGTTGCTCCTAGATCCTTCAGCaagctgtaagcttttgccTGTTTCATTTCACAATCACAAAGTGAAGGTTCTATTGCCATCAGCAtctggttttattttgttaagtgTCTCCTATTTCAACAGTGTTGATCAAGTTTGATCAGAAAGAAGGCAATTTCCATACCTCTATGCGTGCAATGGATTCAAGAATCCCATGCAAAAACTCAACCTCACTTTCTGGACGAGGATCTAACctgcacaaaaacaaaaaaataattaaccaTTTAAACCACCGGAGATTATTAGTCCGGCGCAGAGACTGCACAAGCAAATATTGTGAGCAAAGCCAATGCCAAATGAAGAATTCCTTTTCTAAAAGATCTTAAATTAACTATTGCTTCCCATTTGATAATTTATGAGTCGCGACGCACTAAACCCCTAAGCGAGGTTTTATATATAGTGAAGTACTTTGGCAGATTCATCATCTCTATTTTCTCCTTCTAAGGATGGTTGGCATTTTCCTTACCACCCCAAGAACTTGACAAGAAACATTTTGAGCTGTATGCTTAATCAAATTGATAAACTTTGGAAcacttaacatttttttttccatcaaatagagataaaaatattgaaatgtcTGGTTTAAGATTTGCTTTCTTCAGGCATGTTAAGCTGACAAGCAGATTTTCAAGTACAAGACTTTCTCATGTAAAGGGTTTTTGAAGCATAGGATAACCAAAATCCCCATGAGTTGTTCATCTCTTAGTGTTAGATGACCAACCCCTGATTACATGATCCTATTGTTAATCCCATCCAAGTTGCAGCTGATTATTTATACTTTGTACCATGAACGTGGTGCAGTCACCATGTTCTGTTTCCactaaataaacaaatgggaatatatacataatatttCTAGAGAAACATCTTATCATGTATTACTTGTATTACGAGAAAGATTGACCATGCTTCTGCAGATGAGAACCTAAGAATATATGCAACATACCAGGATAAATTGGATAATACTGTCAAGCATCTATCATTCTCATGATATTTCTTTCTAGTTCCTTCAAGAAGTACAGAAAATACCATGTACCTAGGAGCCATATTCGGATCTGCCACTGGAAATCTCTCGCCAATGGTTTGCAGCGGGTAGTAGTCTAGAAGAGAGGCTTCCATGGGATTAATTTGTTCACTCAACTTCACCAGTTGCTCATCAGTAAAAATTTGTCTAAGAACTGCTCCACCAGTATTTGAAGCCCCTCCAACAAGCCACTTATCATCAAGGCGATGACTATACACCCCAAACCGTGCATCTTCAATCCTAGTAGTGCTCAACAGTTTTATGGCAAGTGTCGAACCCAAAGAAGTTACCTATGTAGAAAAATTATacacaaattaaattaaggaTCAATAGTGGGCATGAGTCCATTGGGAAGCAACAAAACCTCAGGAAAATAAGACATGAAACGTAtgtacaaatatttttttttataaaagtaCTAGGAAACTCAATGTATGGACCAAGATAAGGTCTGCATAGGATTTGGAAGTGCAGAAACAGAATGAGGTTTCATGGTCATAACTTGAACCCCCAGAATATTTAAGACCTGGTGATGAGAGCTTTCCAGTATGGCTAGCCCACAAGAACTTTTCACATCAAGCAATGCATACAAATTCAATGAAACTTTCTGAGTGAGTGAGAAGGAAAACATGGAACGCTTACAGCTTTCCCAGGTTGTGTTGCACGAGCTGCTAGAAAGGCTGCTATACTATCAGTGGTTCCTGCGCATACAACACAATCATTTGGGAAACCTGCAAGGACATTTTATATATTCAGGTTTAAGGTGCAATAGGCAGATGATAAGACATGCACTGTATGACTTGATGCTATTTCCATAATTCAGTCTTAACCTGAATAAAAGAAGCATATAAGAACAATTATAagtatttctttttcctatctGATGCATTAGCACTGTTTGCTGGATGGAACTACCCAGAATTGTATTAGATAGTAGAGTGTTATTTGAGACTAATGACAGACAGTCTTAAAAATACATGATCATCTCCCATCACCTTCAAATATAAATCTGCTACAATATCCAGGAAAACATATATTATCCACAGGGGCAATATGAACATGTTATTTCATACATTAAAGTTTTAGGCGGTTTCAAAAGACACTCTTTATTAGTTGTTGTTTTTCCTAAATTGTGGTGAACCATAACAAATTGAACGAAAGTTACTTTTAAGTTTGCTACTGTACAGACTTAACATTAGGTTAATTTGCTCAATGATCCATTGCATAAATGCATAATAGGATTTGTGTATTAAAAAAGTTTGTAAGTGCTATACATGTCCACTACTGGGAAACTTGCCAGGAAAATATACCAAAATCTGATCTTATATCCTCTTTCAAATGACCAATTGAAGTTCCAGGAGCTCTGACAGAAGGTAAAAGTTGTGAATATGGCTGAGAGAGGAGCCAAGGTGGATAGGACTCAAGCTCAGGATCATAACCAACCTAAGACATttaaatgaaattataatatCTACAGACAAAAGTTTAATGATTTACAGCCAGAAGATGTAAAAAGATCACTGAAAAATACCTTCAGGGCATTATTATAATCAGACACTCCAAGCTTTCCATGAAGAAGCCACAAAAGCCAATCTGCTTGGTGCAACAAAAGTgcagattttttatttgaatcatCATTCTCCCACCATGAGACAAGCTTGCACAGAGTGGAGGAACCAGAGCAGACTGTATGGTTTGGAGGAGCTATAGACTTAACTGTTGGTAAAGCATCAGGGCAACTCTCGTTATATAGGAGAGGTCTCCATAATGGTTCCCCTGTGTTGCTGCATGTTTAAATTCAAATGCCTGCTTCAAATGAGATTATACAAAAACAAGCACAAGCATCAAATCTCTAAGATATCCACCTGTCTACAATGAGAGTAGTTGCAGAAGTCCCATCAATGGAAATGGAAGCAACTAGCTTGCGGAGATGAGATGGAATGTCTTCAAGTAGTGAGAAGAGTGTCGCTTTCCATGAACGCGCCCAATCCACCttttcttcactctttctAAACAATAGAAAGCAGATATCAATTACTTGGAGTAGAAAATATGGTGCAACTAATCACAAAAGCATTTCCTTCTTCTTGGTAAGGTCCACCTCCACCATACTTAACTCCAACTTTGATCTTTGAGTTATCCAGTTATATATGAAAACCACCAATTCCTTGTAGCTTCTGACTGAAAATGTCAATACAACTGTCcccaaaaattccaaaaccaaTTTCTACCGTCGAAATTCTCTCAACTATTAACCCCATTACAGTACTATTCAATTCTCGGTTAAGCACAAGCCTTTTTTAATGCAAGCGAtaaattactctaaattaatctaaccTATGGGGAGGGGGATTCGAAGTTGGGTGCAAGGGGGGCGGGCTCACTGCCCTGGCCAACTGGCCTAACGCACATATGTGGTCAAGCACAAGCCTTGTATAAATTTTctacacaaacacacacactcCCTAGCAACACAAAAGTTTGATTTCTACTCATCAGAATAaatgttatttttaaatggtttcaagCATTCCATCTCATACTAGTCCCTAGAAGCAACAGAATGGATATATAGAAtccaagaaattaaaatggaaCTAAACACATATTATTAAAAGAAGAGATATATAGCAACACAAATTATTAGCATACCATAAAATGAGGAtattctctctttccctcagCATGAATTGTCCCTCGCTTGTCGATGAGCGCAAACCTCGCTCCTGAAGTACCAAAGTCCATTCCAAGATAAAGCCTCTCCCCAAGTAAAACCCCCACTTCAGCCTCATCTGTGTTGCTTCCAAAAGCCATTGGTATTGGTCTTGGACCTCTTCTTTTTGTTAGTTTGTTCGCATTATCATACAAAAACAACCCAGTTCCTGAAAATTGCTTCCATGAACTAAACAACCCTGAAGCATCAAGACCATATACCAAACACTtcacaaattaataaatatttggtCATGAGCTAAGAAAACACAAATGAAAAATGTgggcgtgtgtgtgtgtgtgtgtgtgtgtgtgtgtgtgtgagagagagagagagagatagaaccATGTTTAGGGGATGACGACCATGGAAACAGAAAGGAGATTGCAGGATTGTAAACAGAGGCAAGCATTGTCTACTTTTGTTCTGTGTGCCACTGTAACAGGGTGTTGCTCTGTGCCACTAGGATAAGGGAAAGCAAGCAAGTAGGGACATGGATTTTTAGCCGAAAGCCGACAGCTTTTTCTGTTGATTTTCTATTTGGTTGGGGAATTGTGGGTAATGGCCCAAAAGTCCAATACCCTTTTCATGTAAATGGACTTAAAGTCCAATGGTGTTAAAGCCTGCATGACCTGAATTGGGCCTTCTGAGTTCCTTTCTAAGTCACCATTTTTGAACTCTTCTTGTATCACTCGTTTTTATCGGCAAATTATAGTATGACACACATGCATagataatttattaaatattagTCTCTCTACACAAGCTTCCACTCCTGCAAGGgacttttcttaaaaaatttaaatttattttagaattaaaaaagataatgggtagttgtgttccataaaaataggattcattatctgatatttcttttaatttttttttaatatgaaaaagtatgaatttaccatattatcctaatttaattaataatttcaattcttaatgtttacatTAATCAAAggcattttatggtattttgaatgtttcacaattctctactttttgctttatatatacagatacaaagaaaaaaaaattattttttacacaTATTAAACTATAATTGACAAATAAGAATGAATAACTACTTCCGAATAAGAGCAAGACATTGCTTGGTTTTAGTTTTGGTTGTCTTTGAGGTTGGACTGATAGGTTTGACTAGTGTGGAAATACTTAGAGGCACAATAACGCTTTGGAATCGAGGTGGGAGATCTTGGGAGCCTCTAGATTATGATTGAAAGCTTGATtttattaaactttatgacaaaTAACTTGTCTTTGTCAATAAATGTTGATTGATTATGCATGAGCTTGTATTGAGTTGTTCTTCTATGATCTTGGCACCTAAGTTTctagacacacacacacacaaacaaaaaaaaacaaaaaattgttgTATAGTTTGTGAGTTGAAAATTcatatttggaattttatagTTTAATTGATGTTCtgattttacttattttattttcatcacaTCTTGATTATGAAAGTGTCTTTGTCAATCAGTGGGGATGTGATTCACATCAAAGCTCCAGATTTAGGCAACTTTCTTGGACTGGGGCCTGATAGAAGTGTGATGCAAATGTGTGATTGAACTAAACAACTAAACTCTGACATTACAGTCAGTACAACCATCTTGATTCTTGTGTAGTATTGATGGCATGACACGTTTGGATTGGctgttgggttttttttctctttgataTGAGCAATAATGGTGGAGAGGGAAATCGAACTTAAAAACCGCGGATACAAgagtaaatgctcttaactaTTTGAAATACAATTTCCTTATAGGgcattttgtttgttgatcTCTAATGATTGTTCTAATTAGAATTAGGTTGATATTTTATGCtgaaaacaacaagaagaagaaccgaaaaccaaaaacacacccaaaaaaattgatgaatgGGATGGGAAGATATGATATGATTGAAATAGAACCCACATGGACATTGGTAATTTGCAAAAGGGCAGAAGTCCCCCAATTGCACGTGAGCCATTTGAAtgtcaggaaaaaaaaaaaaaaaaaagtggaagTGACAGCTAGTTTAGCTTCTCTTCAAGGTCACACAGGCATATTCACAAACACCTCTAGGACCAcctcaaaaacaaaaggttgcAAATGCATTTTGCTTGCTTTACTTGTGGCAATCAAAGCCCTCCAAGCAAAAATGAGTGCAAAATTGATCACCcattccatttttgttttctttgtttgtacTCTTCCAGCGTGCAGATTCAAGTTGAAGTTGTGAATCAGCAAAGAGCCAGCCATGGTCCATTTCCAAGCCAAAGAATGAGGGAAGCACAAGGTCTTTTTAGAAATTTGCTCTTCTATGTTGAATTTTAGCgttaaaacccaaaataaaattggatttTATTGTTAATGCTATATGGGTTGGTGTTGGTCAGTAAGACAAGCCCGTCTCTGTAGGATTGTGTTGCTACAGTTTCTTGGGACCCACAATTACGTCTTtaccctctctttttttctcccaTATAATTATGAATCTATATAAGGTGTCTCATCTCTATCATTCAttataaccttttttttttttttctttttttatgacaaaatgaaaaaattttccttttctgttatttgggttaaaagagaaaaatacatGTTGAATGTTGATTACGATAACCACAAATGTTGAGTGCGATAAATGTTCATTTGGTCAAATCGTGTTTAACTTATTTTGTTGgagaaaattttgagtttaaataataaatacggcggttgttaaataaaattaaaatattaaaataaagaatttataTTAATCAGTTATTTACTCTCTCACTTATAATCAATATTGTCACGTAGTATTATCCGTACGCTTTTGCGCATAAACATCTAATCATATATTTAGACGCTAAATGAAtcaaaaatttatcaaaaattttaaaagaaaaaatatgtgaATCCATCTTCTTGGTCTCTTATTTTGGGTTAGGGTATATAAATCaatcttttttcctttatcaAGCCAAACGAAGGTAAGCCATTTCAAAAGTATTAAAACTATATTCGATTAATAATTCAATCATAGCCTTCTTTTTTAATGTCAATAGTGAAATTAACCATAGTTGAGATTACCACTTTTGGAAGCAAAAGGTAAATTAGTTCATTGGGGAGGGGTGATGAATTGTCAATGTCCCATGTGTTACTTTGAATGCAATTTTTAcaacttttaattatgaaaatgaTCTTATCGATGGATAAGAAGAGACActataataatttataaatagcaagtttgtcatttattgaaaaactttgaaattgaacttcaTTTTCATTCCAACTAGGGTTACAGGAGTTAAAAGAGACTACAcaccaaatatatatttcctacgttgaaataagaaaaaaaaaaattcgaaaaagCGATAGTAATTATTGATGAAACATATCATGGTATAAGGTCATAAAAGAGCCAAAATGGGTACAATATCTCCAGTGACCAAACACAACAGCATGTTGATTTGATATGAAGAGAATTACACCTAAACCTACAAATACTCAACCCCCTAATTCAACATTTCGATGAACTCGTACTTATACTAACAATACTCAACCTCCTTATTTAGCATCCTGAAATAAGAAATATTTTATGGTGATCACTATGTCAACAAAATTTCTTGGACAGTCAAAATTCCAATTGTATATTATTACTTGCATAGTAACACAGTCAAGAGTTGTTAtagcaaaaaaaacaaaaacaaaaaaacaaaaaaaaaataaacaaacaaacaaacaagatcAGACAAATCACATGCTACGTACAATCGCCAATATGTTTGAAGGTAAACATGGCATGCATGgagattgaaaaaataaaaagaaaaatcttatGATATTCAAACTAAGTACTACTCAAGCACTGATCAGTtagtaaattaatataaataaacggTGTTTCCGTCATCATTTAAAGAACAtttatgccaaaaaaaatatataaaaaaaagttaaattgGAAATTGTCTAACCTTTTTGATTATTATCATGAgcattttcattgtttataggaaatttttttctttatttgattAGAGTCAGATAAGTAAACAACATCATGATGTGGTTACGGTATAACCAACGTGCCAATGTTTTTATCCTGTGGTATAACCAaatgaattaaataattttgaagtACTTTTTTcatgataatttattttgaaaaacattTACATAtagtaataatattatatatgtatttccTAGTGGAATGTATTCAAGGACATTATTATACACACGTAATGAGTATGTTTAGTACTAATCATGTGATATGAAACCTTGGGTCAAGCTCAAGCAACATGTATTAGTTGCAATGATGGTAAGTTAAAAATCTTATAATAGTCAAAAGTAAAACTGTTCGCTTTTTTACCGACCCTGTAATAGTTTAACTGTTTTCGGAAGGGCTGCTAAAATGACTAAATGGCTACTTCAAAGTTATTGTAGCTATTTTAGCTACAGATtaatatttcaattattttataacagtttaattcaacaattaatttttttacgaAACTATTATTAGCACtctgaaaaaatcatcatatACTATTCTCTTGTACTAAAACATAACAGAAAAATACACCTAGATGAATGCATGATGATATTTTAAAGTGCCAATAATagcttcatatattttttttatatctacCCTAAGAGCAGCTCCACCGCTGCTATCAAACTGGGCAAAAGGCCCCCTGGCAAGCCCAATATGGCTCCAGCGCAGGAAATCCAGCTCAGGCAAAGCGTGGGACCCACCAGCCCGAGCAAGCCCACAGGCAGAAATTGACTGGGCTGTTGCCCTCGGGCTGCTGACGTCAGCATGACGTCAGCagctgattttcaattttttttttactgttggacCCACCAGCCCACATTGCCCAATGATTACAAGCCATGTGGCTTCTCCAGGAGCCTCTGATCATAAAATCTTGCACAATCCAACGGttgtccaatttttggctaaaaaaaattgaaaaaaatatcaaaatttttttaaaaaaatatcaaaaaattctggaaattttttctatacatacctaccaatattattcactttccacaccaattttaatttcaaaattttatccgaaaatattatcttgatttttaggtgagaattttatccgaaaagcttatcaaaatcaatggtttaagtataaaaaataaaaaataaatttaagtgaatagtaattgccttaGACTTAGCCCTCATGGATGGAACCACAAATAgcaaggctgacactattcatgtgaatagtggcagcccttgcttgcccttgccctagacttagcccttatgggtggagatgctctaatcTAATCAGTGTTGAGGTGAAATGATACAAGCATATTGGATAGCTAGTCAGTAAGAAGTCACTTTCTCCCTAGGAACCTCCCAGAGATTGATTCATTTTAAGGGCAAAATAACTAATATATATGattgatttttgttgttgttgacatTTCTACAAATTTTAGCTAAAGATCTCATTTTATCTCAAAGAGATtttgttaaatataattttctgaCATCTTTACTAATTTAGATTGAGAGAAGTTATCAATCGGCGAAGTCAAGAATATGAGAAAGAATGAACAAgcatgattttttattcattatgTTTTAATAATCACACAATAAGTCtgaaatctatatatataaaacaaaatgtagagaatggtaaaacattcaaaataccatgaaatgcccttggttaatgcaaatattaagaattgaaattattaattaaatgatgataatatggtaaattcacacattttcatatttaaaaaattaaaattaaaagaaaaatcagatgatagatcctatttttatagaacacaactacccattatatttttttaagagtttctctatttaaaccccatacttttctttgtttatcccaatacttaaatcattaagctttaagttttattattgtgtaaaatcATTAAgctttaagttttattattgtgtaaaaagacaaaaaaaggtcatccaacttaatacttaacccTAGTACATCTACACACACcccaccactcttcatattaagttttac
Proteins encoded in this window:
- the LOC18766433 gene encoding uncharacterized protein LOC18766433 isoform X2; amino-acid sequence: MLASVYNPAISFLFPWSSSPKHGLFSSWKQFSGTGLFLYDNANKLTKRRGPRPIPMAFGSNTDEAEVGVLLGERLYLGMDFGTSGARFALIDKRGTIHAEGKREYPHFMSEEKVDWARSWKATLFSLLEDIPSHLRKLVASISIDGTSATTLIVDSNTGEPLWRPLLYNESCPDALPTVKSIAPPNHTVCSGSSTLCKLVSWWENDDSNKKSALLLHQADWLLWLLHGKLGVSDYNNALKVGYDPELESYPPWLLSQPYSQLLPSVRAPGTSIGHLKEDIRSDFGTTDSIAAFLAARATQPGKAVTSLGSTLAIKLLSTTRIEDARFGVYSHRLDDKWLVGGASNTGGAVLRQIFTDEQLVKLSEQINPMEASLLDYYPLQTIGERFPVADPNMAPRLDPRPESEVEFLHGILESIARIEAKAYSLLKDLGATQVDEVFTAGGGAKNEKWTKIRERVLGLPVSRATQTEAAYGAALLALRGTDEK
- the LOC18766433 gene encoding uncharacterized protein LOC18766433 isoform X1 produces the protein MLASVYNPAISFLFPWSSSPKHGLFSSWKQFSGTGLFLYDNANKLTKRRGPRPIPMAFGSNTDEAEVGVLLGERLYLGMDFGTSGARFALIDKRGTIHAEGKREYPHFMSEEKVDWARSWKATLFSLLEDIPSHLRKLVASISIDGTSATTLIVDSNTGEPLWRPLLYNESCPDALPTVKSIAPPNHTVCSGSSTLCKLVSWWENDDSNKKSALLLHQADWLLWLLHGKLGVSDYNNALKVGYDPELESYPPWLLSQPYSQLLPSVRAPGTSIGHLKEDIRSDFGFPNDCVVCAGTTDSIAAFLAARATQPGKAVTSLGSTLAIKLLSTTRIEDARFGVYSHRLDDKWLVGGASNTGGAVLRQIFTDEQLVKLSEQINPMEASLLDYYPLQTIGERFPVADPNMAPRLDPRPESEVEFLHGILESIARIEAKAYSLLKDLGATQVDEVFTAGGGAKNEKWTKIRERVLGLPVSRATQTEAAYGAALLALRGTDEK
- the LOC18766433 gene encoding uncharacterized protein LOC18766433 isoform X3, with the protein product MLASVYNPAISFLFPWSSSPKHGLFSSWKQFSGTGLFLYDNANKLTKRRGPRPIPMAFGSNTDEAEVGVLLGERLYLGMDFGTSGARFALIDKRGTIHAEGKREYPHFMSEEKVDWARSWKATLFSLLEDIPSHLRKLVASISIDGTSATTLIVDSNTGEPLWRPLLYNESCPDALPTVKSIAPPNHTVCSGSSTLCKLVSWWENDDSNKKSALLLHQADWLLWLLHGKLGVSDYNNALKVGYDPELESYPPWLLSQPYSQLLPSVRAPGTSIGHLKEDIRSDFGFPNDCVVCAGTTDSIAAFLAARATQPGKAVTSLGSTLAIKLLSTTRIEDARFGVYSHRLDDKWLVGGASNTGGAVLRQIFTDEQLVKLSEQINPMEASLLDYYPLQTIGERFPVADPNMAPRYMVRSSSRK